One segment of Hypomesus transpacificus isolate Combined female unplaced genomic scaffold, fHypTra1 scaffold_379, whole genome shotgun sequence DNA contains the following:
- the pik3cg gene encoding phosphatidylinositol 4,5-bisphosphate 3-kinase catalytic subunit gamma isoform, which produces MEQQISDEEPVVLREDIRRRRRKMKPITSTSSVAMDQIAIEFALPTTTKTGRSPDTLLLEVTGNWTVEQVKAQVWLRAVATNLCPEFYQKYSPDHCILLYKKKGNWCEIYDKHQVFQTLDCIRYWKALKKDVGKIHLASRPQPSDESLQYQRYLNYLIGYDVTDVSNVHDDELEFTRRKLLTPRKIELSDRDPKLYSMDPWVKSKPLPEYLLSKVSNNHILLVVHSSTASQTIKVAIDDTPDQVLKSFFAKVVNKKALLGIPENISEADFVLRVCGREEYLFGNHPIRDFHWVRQCLKNGEEIHLVLESPPNPDLDLVQKEDWAQVDDCTGVAGTHEQLTIDEKDHERVFTISLWDCHRKFRVKILGVDIPTLPRNPELIVYVEASIFHGQQLLAQQKTSSKPFTEEVLWNTWLEFDIRIRDLPKGARLSLQVSCGKAHLQTFKASTYHDNSGGGGEGKSGKSRLLYYVNLLLVDHRSLLRQGEFILHMWKMPEKSEDNSSVNADKLTSATNPEKDSSMAVAILLDKYCYPVALPKSREVREAGSGAGAEAEGGERVQREMPNHLRKQFEAIVETDPLNPLSPEDKELLWHFKHECMRHPRAYPKLLGSVKWGDQAAVLATHRLLEKSAVWDRSGLDVGLAMQLLDCHYSDAHVRSMAVRKLETLGDDDVLRYLLQLVQAVKFEPYHDSALARFLLKRALRSKRIGHFLFWFLRSEIAQSMHYQQRYAVLLEAYLRGCGGVMLHDFKRQVEMTEALQKVTRDIKAMSADKYDVSSQVVLQLRQKLENLQTSGLPESFRVPYDPGLRAGALVIEQCKVMASKKKPLWLQFKRADPTTLSSDPIGVIFKDGDDLRQDMLILQILLIMESIWEEESLDLSLLPYGCISTGNKIGMIEIVKDANTIANIQQSVVGSTGAFKDEILHQWLRDKCVSEEKFQQAVERFVYSCGGYCVATYVLGIGDRHNDNIMVTESGNLFHIDFGHILGNYKSFLGISKERVPFVLTPDFLYVMGTSSKKSSPNFQKFQDVCVRAYLALRHHTNLLIILFSMMLMTGMPQLTSKEDIEYIREALTVGRTEEDAQRHLLDQIEICRDKGWTVQFNWFLHLVLGIKQGVEKRSA; this is translated from the exons ATGGAACAGCAAATTAGCGATGAAGAACCAGTAGTCCTCAGAGAAGATATccgaaggagaagaaggaagatGAAACCCATCACTTCCACCTCTTCAGTGGCCATGGACCAGATAGCAATTGAGTTTGCACTCCCAACCACCACCAAGACAGGCCGTAGCCCAGACACCCTGCTGCTAGAGGTGACAGGAAACTGGACCGTGGAGCAGGTGAAAGCCCAGGTTTGGCTAAGGGCAGTGGCCACCAACCTCTGTCCGGAGTTCTACCAGAAATACTCTCCAGACCATTGCATCCTCCTCTACAAGAAGAAAGGAAACTGGTGTGAGATTTATGACAAACACCAGGTGTTCCAAACTCTAGATTGCATTCGCTACTGGAAAG CCCTAAAGAAGGATGTGGGTAAGATCCACCTGGCCTCCAGACCCCAGCCTTCAGACGAGTCCCTCCAGTACCAGAGGTACCTCAACTACCTCATCGGCTACGACGTCACCGACGTCAGCAACGTGCATGACGATGAGTTGGAGTTCACCCGCAGGAAGCTCCTGACCCCCCGCAAGATCGAGCTGTCGGACCGCGATCCCAAACTCTACTCCATGGACCCGTGGGTCAAGTCTAAACCCTTGCCGGAGTACCTGCTCAGCAAAGTGAGCAACAACCACATCCTTCTGGTTGTTCACAGCAGCACGGCTAGCCAGACCATCAAGGTGGCTATCGACGACACGCCCGACCAGGTGCTGAAGAGCTTCTTCGCCAAGGTAGTCAACAAGAAGGCCTTGTTGGGAATCCCAGAGAACATCAGCGAGGCGGACTTTGTCCTGCGGGTTTGCGGGAGGGAGGAGTACCTCTTTGGGAACCATCCAATCAGAGACTTCCACTGGGTCCGGCAGTGTCTGAAGAACGGGGAGGAGATTCACCTGGTTCTGGAGTCACCTCCAAACCCGGATCTGGACTTGGTCCAGAAAGAGGACTGGGCCCAGGTGGATGACTGTACTGGAGTAGCAG gtACCCACGAGCAGTTGACCATCGATGAGAAGGATCACGAGCGGGTGTTCACCATCTCCCTGTGGGACTGCCACAGGAAGTTCAGGGTGAAGATCCTGGGCGTCGACATCCCGACCCTGCCTCGTAACCCAGAGCTCATCGTGTATGTGGAGGCCAGCATCTTCCACGGCCAACAGCTGCTGGCCCAACAGAAGACCTCCTCCAAGCCCTTCACCGAGGAGGTGCTGTGGAACACCTGGCTGGAGTTTGATATCAGGATCCGGGATCTGCCCAAGGGGGCGCGCCTCAGCCTGCAG GTATCCTGTGGCAAAGCCCACCTTCAGACCTTCAAGGCGAGCACCTACCACGACAACAGCGGAGGGGGAGGCGAAGGGAAGAGTGGTAAAAGCCGCCTGCTTTACTACGTCAACCTCCTGCTGGTGGACCACCGCTCCCTGCTGCGCCAGGGCGAGTTCATCCTCCACATGTGGAAGATGCCGGAAAAGAGCGAGGACAACAGCAGCGTCAACGCCGACAAGCTCACCTCGGCCACCAACCCCGAGAAGGACTCGTCCATGGCCGTAGCCATCCTGCTGGATAAATACTGCTACCCTGTGGCCCTGCCCAAGAGCAGGGAGGTCCGGGAGGCCgggtctggggctggggcgGAGGCCGAGGGAGGGGAGCGAGTCCAGAGAGAGATGCCCAACCACCTGAGGAAGCAGTTTGAAGCCATCGTGGAGACAGACCCTCTCAACCCTCTCAGCCCCGAGGACAAGGAGCTGCTTTGGCACTTCAAACACGAGTGCATGCGCCACCCCAG GGCCTACCCCAAGCTGCTCGGCTCGGTGAAGTGGGGGGACCAGGCAGCGGTGCTGGCCACTCACCGGCTGCTGGAGAAGAGCGCGGTGTGGGACCGCAGCGGCCTGGACGTGGGGCTGGCCATGCAGCTCCTGGACTGCCACTACTCGGACGCCCACGTCCGCTCCATGGCCGTGCGCAAGCTGGAGACCCTGGGGGACGACGACGTCCTCCGCTACCTGCTGCAGCTGGTGCAG gctgTGAAATTCGAGCCGTACCATGACAGTGCCTTGGCCAGGTTTTTGCTGAAGCGTGCTCTCAGA AGTAAGCGGATTGGCCATTTCCTGTTCTGGTTCTTGCGCAGTGAGATCGCCCAGTCTATGCACTACCAGCAGCGATACGCAGTACTCTTGGAGGCTTACCTCAGAGGATGTGGAGGGGTCATGCTACATGACTTCAAACGCCAG GTGGAAATGACCGAAGCATTACAGAAAGTCACCAGGGACATCAAGGCCATGTCTGCTGACAAATACGACGTCTCCTCACAAG TGGTGCTCCAGCTGAGGCAGAAGCTGGAGAACCTGCAGACGTCAGGGCTGCCAGAGAGCTTCAGGGTTCCCTACGACCCCGGGTTACGAGCCGGAGCCCTGGTG ATTGAGCAGTGCAAAGTGATGGCGTCCAAGAAGAAGCCTTTGTGGCTGCAGTTCAAGAGGGCCGACCCCACCACCCTGTCCAGTGACCCCATCGGGGTCATCTTCAAGGACGGAGACGACCTCAGACAGGACATGCTCATCCTGCAG ATTCTGTTGATCATGGAATCCATCTGGGAGGAGGAATCTCTGGATCTGTCTTTGTTACCATACGGTTGCATCTCCACAGGGAACAAAATAG GGATGATTGAGATCGTGAAGGACGCAAACACGATCGCCAACATCCAGCAGAGCGTCGTGGGCAGCACCGGCGCCTTCAAGGACGAGATCCTCCACCAGTGGCTCCGGGACAAGTGTGTGAGCGAGGAGAAG ttccAACAGGCCGTGGAGCGCTTTGTGTACTCCTGCGGTGGTTACTGCGTGGCTACCTACGTCCTGGGAATAGGAGACCGTCACAACGACAACATCATGGTCACCGAATCTG GGAACCTTTTTCACATTGACTTTGGACACATCCTGGGGAATTACAAGAGTTTCCTGGGGATCAGTAAGGAGCGGGTCCCCTTTGTTCTGACCCCAGATTTCCTCTATGTCATGGGCACCTCTTCCAAGAAGAGCAGTCCCAACTTCCAGAAGTTCCAG